AACATAAACAGTTTGACCAGCTTTTACTGAACCGGAGTAAACTCTAAAGTAAGTTAGCTGTCCTGCATAAGGGTCTGCCATAACTTTAAATGCTAATGCACAGAAAGGTTCATCATCTGATGCATGTCTTGCCTCTTCTTCGCCGGTATTTGGATTAGCTCCTTTTACAGGAGGAACATCTACAGGAGAAGGTAAGAAATCTATTACTGCATCTAACATTGGTTGAATACCTTTATTTTTAAACGCCGTTCCACAAAGCATTGGAACAAGCTTTCTTTCTATTGTTGCTTTTCTTAATGCTTTCTTTAAGTCTTCAGCCGGTATTTCTTCTCCGGCAAAGTACTTTTCCATTAAAGATTCATCTGTTTCTACGATAGCTTCAATCATTTTTTCACGCCATTCTTGTGCTAAGTCTATAAGCTCTGCTGGAATTTCTTTCTCTTCAAATTTAGCACCAAGCTCATCACCTTCCCAAATGATAGCTTTCATATTAAAAAGGTCTACAACACCTTTAAAGTTATCTTCAGCACCAATTGGTACTTGGATAGGGACAGGGTTTGTTCCAAGCTTTTTCTTCATATCTTCGTAAACGCCAAAAAAGTTTGCACCAACTCTATCCATTTTATTAACAAATGCTATTCTTGGAACTCCAAATCTATCAGCCCATCGCCAGTTTGCCTCTGACTGTGGTTGAACGCCTTCAACCGAAGCAAAAACGAAAACGATACCATCAAGAGCTTTCATAGACCTAACAACTTCAACACCAAAGTCAACGTGCCCTGGAGTGTCAATTATGTTTAATTGGTATCCCTTCCAGTATGCAGCTGTTGTTGCTGATGTAATTGTAATACCTCTTTCTTTTTCTTGTTCCATCCAGTCCATGGTAGCAGCGCCTTCATGGACTTCACCGATTTTGTAAGTTTTTCCGGTGTAAAATAATATTCTTTCTGTTGTTGTTGTTTTTCCAGCGTCAATATGGGCAACTATTCCTATATTTCTTAATTTTTCAATTGGTACTTGCCTTGGCATTTTTTATTTTCCTCCAACATTCTGATTTAATTTAATTCTAATTTTGATTACCATTTATAGTGTGCAAAAGCTTTATTCGCTTCAGCCATTCTATGAGTATCTTCTCTTTTCTTGATTGCATTTCCTCTATTATGGTATGCATCTAATAATTCATTTGATAATTTTTCCAACATTGTATAATTTCCTCTACCACTTCTGTTTCTTGCAGCTTCAACCAACCATCTCAGCGCCAAAGATATTTGTCTTCTTGGAGGGACTTCCATAGGAACTTGATAAGTAGCACCACCTACCCTTCTTGGTCTAACTTCTAATATTGGTTTTAAATTTTCTATAGCCTTATGCAAAGCTTCTAATGGTTGTTCGCCGGTTTTTTCAGCTAAAATTTGCATAGCACCGTAAACTATTTTTTCTGCTTTTGACTTTTTGCCATCTACCATGACTTTATTGATTAATTTGTGCACCAAAACATCTCTATAAATTGGGTCTGGCATTATCTCTCTTGGTTTAACTGGTCCTTTTCTTGGCATTTTTTACCTCTCCTTAAAAATTAATTACTTTTTCTTTCCAGTAGTAGCAGCAGCTTGACCTGGTTTTGGTCTCTTAGCACCATACTTAGACCTTGATTGTTTTCTATCTTTAACACCAGCAGCATCGAGAGCACCACGAATAATTTTGTACCTTACCCCTGGTAAGTCCTTAACCCTTCCACCTCTAACAAGAACAATAGAGTGCTCTTGCAGGTTATGACCAATTCCTGGGATATAGCAAGTTACTTCGTAACCATTTGACAATCTCACCCTTGCAACCTTTCTCAAAGCTGAGTTTGGCTTTTTAGGTGTTGTAGTATATACACGAACACAAACGCCTCTTTTTTGAGGGTTTCCTTGCAATGCTGGAGCTTTTGATTTTTTCTCTACTTTCTCTCTACCTTTTCTAACCAATTGGTTAATAGTTGGCACTGTAAACCTCCTAAATTAAAAACAGATTTTTTCTATTATAAACTAAAACAAATATTATAATTAAAATTTGTATAAAAATCAAGCAGTTAAAGAGAGTGTTTCAAATTTTAACTAAGTCTAAAATTTATTAATCTTTTGATCGTCATTCTGAGCGTTAGCGAAGAATCTCCGTCCTTTTACCTCTTGTTTATTTCACTTACTCACTCTCTCATGTTCTTTAAAAGAGGAGATCCTTCGGACTAAAGTCCTCAGGATGACAGACAAAAGTAATAATACAGCATTAGCGAAGAATCTCTATATATATTTACATATTTCCTTTAACTTGAACAAAGTTTTAAAAATCCTTAATTAAAATATCTTTTAAACTATAAACTATCCGGACCCCCGATTCAAGGGATCCGGTAGTTATACTATTTTACACTTCCTCTTTTTCTTCTTCTTTTAACACTACTTCAACTTCCGAATACTCTTTTATACCTGTACCGGCTGGAATAATTCCACCAATGATAACGTTTTCCTTCAATCCTTTTAATGGGTCTACTTTTCCTTCAACCGCCGCATCTGCAAGAACTCTTGTTGTTTCTTGGAATGACGCTGCAGAAATCCAGCTTCTTGTAGTTAATGCAGCTTTTGTAATACCAACAAGAACAGGCTCAGCTTTTGGTGGTCTTCCACCTTCAGAAATTACCTTATTAATCTCTTCTTCAAGGTCAAGTTTGTCTACTATCTCGTTGAGTAAAAATCTGCTATCTCCTGGGTCTACAATTTTAACTTTTCTAAGTATTTGTCTTATGATTACTTCAAAGTGTTTATCGTTGATTTCAACACCTTGTAATCTGTAAACAATTTGTGCTTCTTTTACTAAGAATGCCGCAAGCTCTTCTATACCCATTACTCTTAATATGTCGTGTGGGTTTGGAGTACCATCTGTTAGAGGGTCTCCAGCTTTTACAACAGAGTTATCTTTAACAATAATGAATTTTCCTTTTGGAACTTTGTAATCTTTCTGTTGTCCAGTTTCTTTATTAAACACAACTATTCTTGAACCTTCACTTTTTAGTCTTACCATTCCATCAAATTCTGCGACGATACTTCCATCATCAACTAAGCTTTGTCCAGCTTTTACAAAGGAACCATTTTTTACAATGACAAACGTGGTATCCGGAACTTTGTAAGTCTCTGTTTTTCCTTCCTTAGGATTTATTAATGTAATTTCTTTTGCATCTTCGTAGATTTTTACAATACCGTCTATTTCTGTGATGATAGCTTTATTTTTAGGTTCTCTTGCTTCTAACAACTCTTCAACTCTTGGTAAGCCACCAACGATGTCTCTAACTTTTGCTTTTTCTTTTGGTATTTTAGCAACTACATCACCTTCTGATACCTTAAAGCCTTTTTTAACTTGTAAATATTTGTGGTGAATATCTGTTTTTTCTGCTTCAGAACATGCAAAACATTTATCCCAAACTTCTTCAAGATTTTCTTTTGGAATTAACAAGATTGTATTTACTGGAAGGTCATAAACATACTCGTTTCCATCTTCACCTTTAATTACCAATCTTGGAGTATGGAGTTGTGCGTCTTTTGGTCTTAAGAATGTGATTGTATAAATTGTTTTACCCGTGATGTTATCCCTTTCTTCTTTTAATGTAACATCTAAGATAACGTCTCTTAATTCTACTTCTCCACCTTTTTCTGCAATGATTGGGTCGCTAAATGGCTCCCATTCAGCTAAAATTGTACCTTCTTTTACTTCTTGACCATCTTCAACGTATAAAACTGCTCCATATGGTGCCGGAAATCTTTCTATTGTTTTTCCTTCTTTATCAAGGATTTTAATCGAACCTTCTCTATTGATGATTAATTTTCTACCTTTTTTATCTACGACAAATTTTACATTTTGAAGTTTTACTGTTCCATCATGGGTTGCTTTATGCTGAGTTTGGACTTCCTTAGCTGTAGCAGCACCACCAATGTGGAACGTTCTCATTGTAAGCTGAGTACCCGGTTCACCAATAGACTGAGCAGCGATTATTCCAACCGCTTCACCTATATCAACAAGCTTTCTTTGTGCTAAGTCTCTGCCGTAGCATTTTGCACAGACACCATGAGGCATTTCACAAGTTAATACAGACCTGATTTTTACTTTTTCAATACCTGCTTTTTCAAATTTATCAACAACTTCTTCTGTGATTTCTTCGTTTGCAGAAATTAGTAGTTCTCCAGTATATGGGTCATAAACATCTTCTGCTGTGTATCTTCCAATTATTCTGTCTTTAAATGGTACAACAATTTCACCACTTTCAATAATAGAGCTAACCGTTATACCTTTTAATGTTCCACAGTCTTCTCCTGTAATTATAACGTCCTGTGCAACGTCTGCTAATCTTCTTGTAAGGTATCCTGCAACTGCAGTTTTTAAAGCTGTGTCAGCAAGACCTTTTCTTGCACCGTACGTTGAAATAAAGTACTCAACAACAGATAATCCTTCTCTAAAGTTTGACATGATTGGAGTTTCGATAAATTCACCTGAGTGTTTTGCCATAAGACCACGCATACCTGCAAGCTGTCTTATCTGGTCTCTACTACCTCTTGCACCAGAAGATGCCATCATATAAACCGGATTGAAATAACCCGGATATTTTTTACCGTTTTCTACTCTTTCAGATTTTTCTATCTCGTTAAACATTTCTTTTGCTACTTCGTTTGTAGCCTGAGACCATATATCAATGATTTTGTTGTGTCTCTCACCTTTTGTGATGATTCCATCTACGTACTGCTTCCAAACTGTTTCAGCTTCTTTTATAGCTTTCTCAAGAATTTTAGCTTTTTTCTTAGGAACAACTAAGTCAGCAACAGAAATAGATACAGCTGCTTTAGTAGCAAATCTAAAACCTATTTCTTTAATTTTATCCAATGTCTGAGCAGCAATCTCATTTCCGTATTTTTCATAAATATCTGAAATCAATTTGGAAATTTTCTTCTTATCTAATACTTCATTTACAAATTTATAACCTTCCGGAAGTATTTGATTGAAGATTATTCTACCGGCTGTAGTTTCAACAATTTTGCCATTTATTCTAACTTTTATTTTAGCTAGTAAGTCTATTGTGCCTAATTCGTAAGCAGTTACAGCTTCTTCCGGAGAGCCAAATATCTTTCCTTCACCTTTAGCATTTGGTAATTCTTGAGTCATATAGTGAACGCCAAGAATAATATCCTGTGATGGCATAGTAACTGGTTTACCATGGGCTGGTGAAAGAATGTTTTGAGTAGATAACATTAATATGTAAGATTCAAGCTGAGCTTCAACGGATAGTGGTACATGAACAGCCATCTGGTCGCCATCAAAGTCTGCGTTAAATGGAGGGCAAACTAATGGATGAAGTTTTATAGCTTTTCCTTCTACTAATTTTGGCTCGAATGCTTGAACAGACATTCTGTGTAATGTCGGTGCCCTGTTTAAAAGAACAGGATGTTGTTTTACAACTTCTTCAAGACATTCGTAAACTTCTGGTACCTTTTCTTCAACTAATTTTTTAGCTGATTTTATAGATGTAGCATAACCTTTTTCTTCAAGTCTTCTATATATAAATGGTTTGAATAGCTCTAAAGCCATCTGCTTAGGAAGACCGCATTCATGCATCTGTAATTCAGGACCTACAACGATTACAGAACGTCCTGAGTAGTCTACTCTTTTGCCAAGAAGGTTTTGTCTAAATCTTCCTTCTTTACCTCTTAATGAGTCTGAAAGAGATTTTAATGGTCTGTTGTTTTGAGTGACCATTCTTCCACGTCTACCATTATCGATAAGAGCATCGACAGCCTCTTGGAGCATTCTTTTTTCGTTTCTAATGATGATTTCTGGAGCGTCTAAATCGATAAGTCTTTTTAAACGGTTATTTCGGTTAATAACTCTTCTGTAAAGGTCGTTAAGGTCTGAACTTGCAAATCTGCCACCATCTAAAGCTATCAAAGGTCTTAAATCTGGTGGAATAACCGGTAAAACTTCAAGTATCATCCATTCAGGTTTATTTTCAGACTCTATAAAACCTTCTACAAGTCTTAATCTTCTAATGATTTTCTTCAGTCTTGCATCTGTTCCTTCTTTTAATATTACATTTCTAACAGATTCTTTGATAACTTCAAAAATTGGTATTTCTTTTACTTTTTCTCTATAAGCTTTATATAATTTTTCTAATGCCTCAACCCCTGTAAGAGCAATAACGCCTTCAGGTAGAGAATCTACATTTTCTGGATTTATGATCTGTCCAAATTTTAAATCTGAAGAAGCTGGGTCTATTACAATGTAATATCCTTGTGATATAATAACATCTATCTCTTTTTCTGTTGGCTCTATATCTCCAAATCTTAGTCCTACTTCTGAAAACTTTCTTGCAATTTCAATGATAGCTTTATTGTAAAGTCTTGGATAGTTCATTTTGTAGCTTAGATTTAAGTCGTCAAACGTTCCTGCATATCCATGAAGGTCTTTTTTAAGTCTTTTTGCAAGTATTTCTAAGTCTATTCTTGCAAGAACATCTTTAACTTTTTCAGCTCCCATTCCGTATTCGTATTTTTCTGCATTTGAATACTCATATTCTCTTTCTCTAAATTCATCTTCAGAAACAACGTGTAATTTTACATATTTTGTAAGGCCACCTTCCATTAGAGGTAAAGATTTAGGGTCTTTTTCAAAAGCTTCCTCTTCTTCCTCTGTTGGATGTTCTATTACTAAATAAGATTCAAAATAAACAACTCTTTCAATATCTCTTGATGTTAAATCTAACAAACTACCTATTTTACTTGGTGTAGATTTTAAATACCATATGTGAACAACTGGAGATGCAAGCTCTATATGTCCAAATCTTTCTCTTCTAACATCAGAACGTGTAACTTCAACACCACATCTATCACAAATTGTTCCTTCATACTTTCTTTTTTTATATTTTCCACATAAACATTCATAGTCTTTTATAGGTCCAAATATTCTTGCATCAAAAAGTCCATCTTTTTCTGGTTTTAATGTTCTATAGTTAAGAGTTTCTGGTTTTTTTACTTCTCCATGAGACCAGGACCTAATTATTTCAGGTGAAGCAAGAGATAATCTAATAGCATCAAATCTAACTGTTTCTTTTCTTTCTTTTGCTTCCACAGCAAATTACCTCCTTATTGTTTAAAAAACCTCCCAAAAAGGGAGGTTAAAATCTATCCTAATTTAACTCAGGCTTTTTCTTTTCTAGTTCTGAAGTATCACAGGCTTGAGGCTCTCCTTCAACTATACATTCAACGTTTAAACCAAGAGCTTTTAACTCTCTAACAAGAACTTTAAAGGATTCTGGTACGCCTATATCGTAGTAGTGTTTCCCTTTAATGATGGCTTCGTATACTCTCTTTCTTCCTTCAATATCGTCAGACTTAACTGTTAACATCTCTCTTAATGTATATGCTGCTCCGTGTGCTTCAAGCGCCCATACTTCCATCTCACCGAATCTTTGTCCACCAAACTGAGCTCTGCCACCAAGTGGCTGTTGTGTGATAAGAGAATAAGGTCCGGTTGAACGTGCGTGTATTTTATCATCAACCATATGTATCAGTTTAAGCATATACATGTACCCTGCAGTAACTTCCAAGTCAAAAGCTTCTCCACTTCTACCATCAATAAGTTTAACTTTACCATTATCTTTTATACCTGCATAATTAAGAAGTTTCTTGATATCTTCTTCTGATGCACTTTCAAAGATTGCAGTTTCGACAGGAATGCCAATTTTAGTTAAATCTCTAACTAAGTCTCTTAAAGATTCGTCGTCAAGTTTCGATAAGGCTTCTCTTAACTCTTGAGAGTCTTTCTTTCTTTGTTTAGTAAGGATTTTGTTATCTGTGTCATTTACAATGCTGTAATACTCAACAATCTTATCGATAATCTTTTCTCTATCAAAGATTTTTTCAAGCTCTTTTCCAAGTTTTTCACCAAGTTTTTTAGCAGCTAATCCAAGGTGGGTCTCAAGTATTTGTCCTACGTTCATACGAGAAGGAACACCAAGAGGGTTCAAAACTATATCCACAGGAGTACCATCTTCCATAAATGGCATATCTTCAACAGGAAGAACGACAGAGATTACGCCTTTATTACCGTGTCTACCTGCCATTTTATCACCGACCTGGATC
This is a stretch of genomic DNA from Sulfurihydrogenibium sp. YO3AOP1. It encodes these proteins:
- the rpsG gene encoding 30S ribosomal protein S7, whose amino-acid sequence is MPRKGPVKPREIMPDPIYRDVLVHKLINKVMVDGKKSKAEKIVYGAMQILAEKTGEQPLEALHKAIENLKPILEVRPRRVGGATYQVPMEVPPRRQISLALRWLVEAARNRSGRGNYTMLEKLSNELLDAYHNRGNAIKKREDTHRMAEANKAFAHYKW
- the rpsL gene encoding 30S ribosomal protein S12 — its product is MPTINQLVRKGREKVEKKSKAPALQGNPQKRGVCVRVYTTTPKKPNSALRKVARVRLSNGYEVTCYIPGIGHNLQEHSIVLVRGGRVKDLPGVRYKIIRGALDAAGVKDRKQSRSKYGAKRPKPGQAAATTGKKK
- the rpoC gene encoding DNA-directed RNA polymerase subunit beta', whose protein sequence is MEAKERKETVRFDAIRLSLASPEIIRSWSHGEVKKPETLNYRTLKPEKDGLFDARIFGPIKDYECLCGKYKKRKYEGTICDRCGVEVTRSDVRRERFGHIELASPVVHIWYLKSTPSKIGSLLDLTSRDIERVVYFESYLVIEHPTEEEEEAFEKDPKSLPLMEGGLTKYVKLHVVSEDEFREREYEYSNAEKYEYGMGAEKVKDVLARIDLEILAKRLKKDLHGYAGTFDDLNLSYKMNYPRLYNKAIIEIARKFSEVGLRFGDIEPTEKEIDVIISQGYYIVIDPASSDLKFGQIINPENVDSLPEGVIALTGVEALEKLYKAYREKVKEIPIFEVIKESVRNVILKEGTDARLKKIIRRLRLVEGFIESENKPEWMILEVLPVIPPDLRPLIALDGGRFASSDLNDLYRRVINRNNRLKRLIDLDAPEIIIRNEKRMLQEAVDALIDNGRRGRMVTQNNRPLKSLSDSLRGKEGRFRQNLLGKRVDYSGRSVIVVGPELQMHECGLPKQMALELFKPFIYRRLEEKGYATSIKSAKKLVEEKVPEVYECLEEVVKQHPVLLNRAPTLHRMSVQAFEPKLVEGKAIKLHPLVCPPFNADFDGDQMAVHVPLSVEAQLESYILMLSTQNILSPAHGKPVTMPSQDIILGVHYMTQELPNAKGEGKIFGSPEEAVTAYELGTIDLLAKIKVRINGKIVETTAGRIIFNQILPEGYKFVNEVLDKKKISKLISDIYEKYGNEIAAQTLDKIKEIGFRFATKAAVSISVADLVVPKKKAKILEKAIKEAETVWKQYVDGIITKGERHNKIIDIWSQATNEVAKEMFNEIEKSERVENGKKYPGYFNPVYMMASSGARGSRDQIRQLAGMRGLMAKHSGEFIETPIMSNFREGLSVVEYFISTYGARKGLADTALKTAVAGYLTRRLADVAQDVIITGEDCGTLKGITVSSIIESGEIVVPFKDRIIGRYTAEDVYDPYTGELLISANEEITEEVVDKFEKAGIEKVKIRSVLTCEMPHGVCAKCYGRDLAQRKLVDIGEAVGIIAAQSIGEPGTQLTMRTFHIGGAATAKEVQTQHKATHDGTVKLQNVKFVVDKKGRKLIINREGSIKILDKEGKTIERFPAPYGAVLYVEDGQEVKEGTILAEWEPFSDPIIAEKGGEVELRDVILDVTLKEERDNITGKTIYTITFLRPKDAQLHTPRLVIKGEDGNEYVYDLPVNTILLIPKENLEEVWDKCFACSEAEKTDIHHKYLQVKKGFKVSEGDVVAKIPKEKAKVRDIVGGLPRVEELLEAREPKNKAIITEIDGIVKIYEDAKEITLINPKEGKTETYKVPDTTFVIVKNGSFVKAGQSLVDDGSIVAEFDGMVRLKSEGSRIVVFNKETGQQKDYKVPKGKFIIVKDNSVVKAGDPLTDGTPNPHDILRVMGIEELAAFLVKEAQIVYRLQGVEINDKHFEVIIRQILRKVKIVDPGDSRFLLNEIVDKLDLEEEINKVISEGGRPPKAEPVLVGITKAALTTRSWISAASFQETTRVLADAAVEGKVDPLKGLKENVIIGGIIPAGTGIKEYSEVEVVLKEEEKEEV